The Vibrio echinoideorum genome includes a region encoding these proteins:
- the vexH gene encoding vibriobactin export RND transporter permease subunit VexH has translation MLLSDVSVKRPVAAIVLSLLLVVFGIVSFNKLAVREMPDIESPVVSISTRYEGASATIIESQITSNLEDQLSGISGIDEIESTTRNGMSRITITFELGYDLNTGVSDVRDAVARAQRSLPDEADDPIVYKNNGSGEASVYINLSSTEMDRTQLTDYTERVLIDRFSLISGVSSVDISGGLYKVMYVKLKPALMAGRGVTASDITTALNNENIESPGGEVRNDAIVMSVRTARSYTEAKDFEYLVVKRASDNTPIYLKDVADVYIGAENENSTFKSDGIVNVSMGIVPQSDANPLEVADLVHKEVEAIQKFLPDGTRLAVDYDSTVFIDRSISEVYSTLFITGGLVILVLYVFIGQARATLIPAVTVPVSLISSFIAAYYFGFSINLITLMALILSIGLVVDDAIVVVENIFHHIERGESPLLAAYKGTREVGFAVIATTLVLVMVFLPISFMDGMVGLLFTEFSVLLAMSVIFSSVVALTLTPVLGSKILKANVKPNRFNLFIERVFGKLELGYKAVLRRALNWRWAAPVIILACMGGSYGLMQQVPSQLTPQEDRGVIFAFVRGADATSYNRMSANMDIVEERLMPLLGQGFLKSFSIQSPAFGGNAGDQTGFVIMILEDWDEREETAQEALNEVRKSLNGIPDVRVFPFMPGFKGGSSEPVQFVLGGSDYSELQKWGELLKQAAEDSPMMEGADIDYSEKTPELLVTVDKQRAAELGVSVSDISDTLEIMLGGRSETTFVDRGEEYDVYLRGDENSFNNANDLSQIYMRTRSGELVTLDTLTHIEEVASSIRLSHYNKQKSVTIKANLMEGYTLGDALDFLDEQAIEQLPGDISVSYSGESKDFKENQSSILVVFALAMLVAYLVLAAQFESFINPLVVMFTVPMGIFGGFLGLVLMSQGLNVYSQIGMIMLIGMVTKNGILIVEFANQLRDRGIEFEKAIIDASARRLRPILMTAFTTLAGAIPLITSTGAGYESRVAVGTVIFFGMGFATLVTLFVIPAMYRLVSGTTRSPGHVEAVLNKELSHDNVGRSSHG, from the coding sequence ATGTTGTTATCTGATGTTTCTGTAAAGAGACCAGTAGCGGCTATCGTATTGAGCCTGCTTTTGGTTGTGTTTGGTATTGTCTCATTTAATAAACTTGCTGTTCGTGAGATGCCAGATATTGAAAGTCCAGTGGTGTCGATCAGTACTCGTTATGAGGGTGCGTCGGCCACTATCATTGAAAGCCAGATTACCTCCAATCTTGAAGACCAATTATCCGGTATCAGTGGCATCGATGAAATTGAATCCACGACGCGTAACGGCATGTCGCGTATCACTATTACCTTTGAGCTTGGTTACGACCTCAATACGGGGGTGAGTGATGTGCGTGATGCAGTGGCTCGTGCTCAGCGCTCATTGCCAGATGAAGCAGATGATCCGATTGTTTATAAGAACAACGGCAGTGGTGAAGCCTCGGTTTACATCAACTTAAGTTCAACAGAAATGGACCGAACTCAGTTAACCGATTACACAGAGCGTGTATTGATTGACCGCTTTAGTTTGATTTCTGGTGTGAGTTCGGTGGATATCTCTGGTGGCTTATACAAAGTAATGTATGTGAAGCTGAAACCAGCCCTAATGGCGGGTCGTGGCGTTACTGCTTCTGATATTACTACAGCGCTAAATAATGAGAACATTGAAAGCCCAGGTGGTGAAGTACGTAATGACGCGATCGTGATGTCGGTTCGTACTGCACGATCTTACACTGAAGCCAAAGATTTCGAATACCTAGTCGTAAAACGTGCGTCTGATAACACACCTATCTATTTGAAAGATGTGGCTGATGTGTACATTGGCGCAGAAAACGAAAACTCGACGTTTAAGAGTGACGGCATTGTTAACGTTAGTATGGGGATTGTGCCCCAGTCAGATGCGAACCCACTTGAGGTTGCTGACTTAGTCCATAAAGAAGTTGAGGCGATTCAGAAGTTCCTGCCTGATGGGACTCGTTTGGCTGTTGATTATGACTCAACGGTGTTTATCGACCGTTCGATCTCTGAGGTATATAGCACACTCTTTATTACGGGTGGTTTGGTTATCCTCGTGCTTTACGTCTTTATTGGCCAAGCTCGTGCGACACTTATTCCAGCGGTGACGGTTCCGGTATCTTTGATTTCGTCATTTATTGCCGCGTACTACTTCGGTTTCTCTATTAACCTGATTACCCTGATGGCACTTATCCTGTCGATTGGTCTAGTAGTAGATGACGCCATCGTGGTTGTCGAGAATATTTTCCATCACATCGAACGTGGAGAGTCGCCACTGCTTGCGGCCTATAAAGGGACGCGTGAAGTAGGTTTCGCGGTAATCGCAACTACGTTAGTGCTAGTGATGGTATTCCTACCAATTTCATTTATGGATGGCATGGTAGGTCTTCTGTTTACAGAGTTCTCAGTGTTACTCGCGATGTCGGTGATCTTCTCGTCGGTGGTGGCACTGACGCTAACACCAGTGTTAGGCAGTAAGATCCTAAAAGCGAATGTTAAGCCGAATCGTTTCAACCTATTTATCGAACGTGTGTTTGGCAAGTTAGAACTTGGCTATAAAGCGGTACTGCGTCGTGCTTTGAATTGGCGATGGGCTGCCCCTGTTATTATTCTCGCGTGTATGGGAGGTAGCTACGGTTTAATGCAACAAGTGCCTTCACAACTGACTCCGCAAGAAGACCGCGGTGTTATATTTGCATTTGTTCGTGGTGCCGATGCAACCAGTTACAACCGTATGTCTGCCAACATGGATATCGTCGAAGAACGCTTAATGCCGCTGCTTGGTCAAGGCTTCTTGAAGTCATTCAGCATCCAATCACCAGCGTTTGGTGGTAATGCGGGTGACCAAACGGGCTTCGTTATCATGATCCTGGAAGATTGGGACGAACGTGAAGAGACCGCTCAGGAAGCGTTGAACGAAGTTCGTAAATCTTTAAATGGCATTCCTGATGTACGTGTATTCCCGTTCATGCCGGGCTTCAAAGGTGGTTCAAGTGAGCCTGTGCAATTCGTACTGGGTGGCTCTGATTACTCTGAGCTTCAGAAATGGGGCGAACTGTTAAAGCAAGCGGCTGAAGATTCACCAATGATGGAAGGTGCGGACATCGATTACTCGGAGAAAACACCAGAGTTATTGGTAACCGTAGATAAGCAACGTGCAGCCGAGTTAGGCGTTAGCGTTTCGGATATTTCAGATACGTTAGAAATCATGCTTGGCGGGCGCAGCGAAACTACGTTCGTTGATCGTGGCGAAGAGTACGATGTTTACCTTCGTGGTGATGAAAACAGCTTTAACAATGCTAATGATTTAAGCCAAATCTATATGCGAACTCGGTCTGGTGAGCTAGTAACACTAGATACATTGACGCACATTGAAGAAGTCGCGTCGTCGATTCGTTTATCGCACTACAACAAGCAAAAATCGGTGACCATCAAAGCCAACCTAATGGAAGGTTACACACTGGGTGATGCACTGGATTTCCTTGACGAGCAAGCGATTGAGCAACTGCCAGGTGATATTTCGGTAAGCTACTCTGGCGAGTCAAAAGACTTCAAAGAGAACCAATCGAGTATCTTAGTGGTGTTTGCGCTAGCGATGTTGGTCGCGTACTTGGTATTGGCTGCGCAGTTTGAAAGCTTCATCAACCCGTTAGTCGTGATGTTCACGGTTCCTATGGGTATCTTCGGTGGCTTCTTAGGCTTAGTGTTGATGAGCCAAGGTCTTAACGTGTACAGCCAAATCGGTATGATCATGTTGATCGGCATGGTAACCAAAAACGGTATTTTGATTGTGGAGTTTGCTAACCAACTTCGTGACCGTGGCATTGAGTTTGAAAAGGCGATCATTGATGCTTCGGCTCGACGTTTACGTCCAATCTTGATGACGGCGTTTACGACGCTAGCCGGTGCGATTCCATTGATTACCTCGACAGGTGCTGGCTATGAAAGCCGAGTCGCTGTGGGTACGGTTATCTTCTTTGGTATGGGCTTTGCGACCTTAGTTACTCTGTTCGTTATCCCTGCGATGTATCGACTGGTTTCGGGTACGACGCGTTCACCTGGCCATGTGGAAGCGGTTCTAAATAAAGAGCTGAGCCATGACAACGTGGGTAGAAGCTCTCACGGCTAA
- a CDS encoding efflux RND transporter periplasmic adaptor subunit, with protein MKHKSVLTLLSLSILMASPAALAKRMGPSTVTVVTEQVDIHQVSQSLSLVGKLEAEQSVIITSEVAGRVDSINIKANQDVTKGQMLVQLDDDKAKAAVAEAQAYLKDEKRKLAEFQRLVKRNAITQTEIDAQKTNVEIANARLAAANANLKDLHISAPFSGTVGFIDFSRGKMVTAGTELVTLDDLSVMQLDLQIPERYLSKLSKGMKVTAHTSAWGDTQFTGTVVGIDSRINAETLNLRVRIHFDNNNDYLKPGMLVAADMDFPPVEAPIIPVQALEYSGTKRFVYVIGEDNKATRTEVFLGARIDNEVVIEKGIEIGQKIVVQGIVNMRDGVLVQELAVNRPAKLEGDTANLDGNTAAQEGTN; from the coding sequence ATGAAGCATAAATCTGTTTTAACCCTGCTTAGCTTGTCGATTCTTATGGCGTCTCCAGCCGCACTCGCAAAACGCATGGGCCCAAGTACTGTTACTGTTGTTACTGAGCAGGTTGATATTCACCAAGTTAGTCAGTCTCTTTCTTTGGTCGGTAAGTTAGAAGCCGAACAATCTGTGATCATTACTTCTGAAGTGGCTGGTAGAGTTGACTCTATCAACATCAAAGCCAACCAAGACGTCACTAAAGGGCAGATGTTGGTTCAATTAGATGATGACAAAGCCAAGGCCGCGGTTGCAGAGGCTCAAGCGTACCTAAAAGACGAAAAACGTAAGCTAGCGGAGTTCCAACGACTAGTGAAACGTAATGCGATTACGCAAACTGAAATTGACGCTCAGAAAACCAACGTTGAAATTGCCAATGCACGTTTAGCTGCTGCGAATGCCAACCTTAAAGATCTACACATCAGCGCACCTTTCTCTGGCACTGTCGGTTTTATCGACTTTAGCCGCGGTAAAATGGTGACAGCAGGCACTGAACTCGTGACTTTAGATGACTTGTCTGTGATGCAGTTAGATCTTCAAATTCCTGAGCGCTACCTTTCTAAACTTTCTAAAGGCATGAAAGTAACGGCTCACACCAGTGCCTGGGGCGATACTCAGTTCACTGGCACAGTGGTAGGCATTGATTCTCGTATCAACGCTGAAACTTTGAACCTGCGAGTTCGAATTCATTTCGATAACAACAATGATTACCTAAAGCCGGGCATGCTAGTCGCGGCTGATATGGACTTCCCACCAGTAGAAGCACCGATTATTCCAGTCCAAGCCTTGGAGTACTCGGGCACTAAACGTTTTGTTTATGTGATTGGCGAAGATAACAAAGCAACCCGAACAGAGGTGTTCTTAGGTGCGCGTATCGATAACGAAGTCGTGATTGAGAAAGGCATCGAGATTGGTCAGAAGATCGTGGTGCAAGGTATCGTTAACATGCGTGACGGTGTTTTGGTTCAAGAGTTAGCCGTTAATCGCCCCGCTAAACTTGAGGGCGATACAGCTAACCTTGATGGAAATACAGCAGCACAAGAAGGTACGAACTAA
- a CDS encoding TIM44-like domain-containing protein, whose translation MKRFFSLVAILLVTVAVTPIAEAKKFGGGKSFGKSFKTAPAPKQQNTNSIRQDQTGKNTAANSSRKGLMGGMLGGLLAGGLLAAFFGGAFEGIQFMDILIMGLIAFLAFKFLRGMLGAKQGSMNQQNGRGQQPAFGGMGQNKFEQPEQKPNVHNFEQAQPQSQGAAAGFGFGSQSDVPHNYPPGFDQAAFINGSREHYRTLQGAWNHNELNTIEEYVSPSLFEDLKSERDKLEGDQHTDVMYVDAEIVRADHDGSKAQLSLQFSGRYRDTADGVEEDITDIWHLERDLTTDNAPWLIVGIQG comes from the coding sequence ATGAAACGATTTTTCTCACTAGTCGCGATCCTGTTGGTAACAGTCGCGGTGACGCCAATCGCGGAAGCGAAAAAGTTTGGTGGTGGTAAGTCATTTGGCAAAAGCTTTAAAACGGCTCCAGCACCAAAACAACAAAACACGAATTCGATCCGACAAGATCAAACGGGTAAGAACACAGCAGCTAACTCCAGCCGTAAAGGGCTTATGGGCGGTATGCTAGGTGGTTTACTTGCGGGTGGTCTATTAGCAGCATTCTTTGGTGGTGCATTTGAAGGTATCCAGTTCATGGATATTCTGATCATGGGTCTGATTGCTTTCCTTGCGTTCAAATTCCTACGCGGAATGTTGGGGGCGAAGCAGGGTTCCATGAATCAGCAGAATGGACGTGGCCAGCAGCCAGCATTCGGCGGCATGGGGCAAAACAAGTTTGAACAACCTGAGCAAAAGCCAAATGTTCATAACTTCGAGCAAGCACAACCTCAATCTCAAGGTGCGGCGGCTGGCTTCGGTTTTGGTTCACAAAGCGATGTTCCGCATAACTACCCACCGGGCTTTGATCAAGCGGCTTTCATCAATGGCTCTCGTGAGCACTACCGTACACTGCAAGGTGCATGGAACCACAACGAGCTGAATACGATTGAAGAGTATGTGTCTCCAAGCCTATTTGAAGACCTAAAATCTGAACGTGACAAGCTAGAAGGTGATCAGCACACAGACGTAATGTACGTTGATGCTGAAATCGTTCGTGCAGACCATGACGGCAGCAAAGCGCAGTTAAGCCTACAGTTTAGCGGTCGCTACCGTGACACTGCAGATGGCGTTGAAGAAGATATTACTGATATCTGGCACTTAGAACGTGACCTAACGACTGACAATGCGCCTTGGCTAATTGTTGGTATTCAAGGTTAA
- a CDS encoding TetR/AcrR family transcriptional regulator encodes MARRNDHTREQLVQLTLKTVTDFLADHSYHELSLRKIANMIGYVPSTLVNVFGNYNLLLLHVVAQTLDELALESASVVEQSSNPKQALFNLAYCYHDYAQKHPHRWQLIFEHNMNGENLPEWQSNRIDRMTGMLEQLLIAIAPEHTESEVVKASRVLWSGVHGITLLSVDDKFFASEPIDGKELINNLISNYLTNW; translated from the coding sequence ATGGCAAGAAGAAACGATCATACTCGCGAACAATTGGTGCAATTAACTTTAAAGACAGTGACCGACTTCTTAGCCGATCACTCCTACCACGAGTTAAGTCTACGAAAGATTGCCAATATGATTGGGTACGTGCCTAGTACTCTGGTTAATGTGTTCGGCAACTACAACTTGTTGCTTCTGCATGTTGTTGCCCAAACTCTAGACGAACTCGCGTTAGAGTCCGCATCTGTCGTAGAACAATCGAGCAATCCTAAACAAGCGTTGTTTAACCTTGCTTACTGTTACCACGACTACGCGCAAAAGCACCCGCACCGCTGGCAGCTTATCTTCGAACACAATATGAATGGCGAAAACCTTCCTGAGTGGCAATCAAACCGAATCGATAGAATGACCGGTATGCTAGAACAGTTACTTATTGCGATCGCTCCAGAGCACACAGAAAGCGAAGTGGTTAAAGCGAGCCGAGTGTTATGGTCAGGTGTGCACGGAATTACTCTACTCAGCGTTGATGACAAGTTTTTCGCGTCAGAGCCTATTGATGGTAAAGAGTTGATTAATAACTTAATCTCAAACTACTTAACCAACTGGTAA
- a CDS encoding MFS transporter, whose product MNNSSQSSLLTQKRFLPYFITQFLGAFNDNIFKNVLLLFVAFASIDTLPISSNLFINLAAGLFILPFFLFSALAGVLADKYEKSWFIRKVKLLEVVIMSLGAVGFIYESYGILLLLLFLMGTQSAFFGPVKYALLPQQLETKELVSGNALVETGTFLAILIGTLGAGIIASEESAKLIAAVCIVSFAVLGYISSCFIPEAPSNAPDLKVKWQPVKLTRATLAIAKKDRPTFQALMSISWFWFLGAAYLTQFPNFTKLHLNGTESSVAFLLALFSVGIAIGSLACDKLSNHRIEIGIVPMGSLGISVFGLLMAISIPESLPPFGSFHEFLTHSELWPLFAYLLLLGISGGIFIVPLYSLMQLRAKPNERAQVIAGLNIYNSLFMVGSAILGIICLSVLKLSIPQLFMLLALLNTLVMFCLFYQVPIYAFRFFTWVVTHTMYRVKHKNLHHLPEKGGALIVCNHVSYMDALLLTAVCPRLIHFVMEEDYAKLPPLRRFLKRAGVIPISSTNRNSMRNAFKTVEQALHEGHIVCIFPEGKLTSDGEVAEFMRGMELILRRSPVSVIPMALKGLWGSYFSRFKGRACKGLPTRFWTKLEIEAGEPILPKDANCETLRQAVAELRGPLR is encoded by the coding sequence ATGAACAATAGCAGCCAATCTTCGCTGTTAACGCAAAAAAGGTTCCTACCCTATTTTATTACCCAGTTTCTGGGAGCCTTTAATGACAACATATTCAAAAATGTTCTTTTGCTGTTTGTTGCTTTCGCGAGCATAGACACTCTTCCTATTTCCAGTAATTTGTTCATTAATTTGGCCGCTGGCCTTTTTATTTTGCCCTTCTTCCTATTTTCTGCTTTGGCCGGTGTACTGGCTGATAAATACGAAAAATCTTGGTTTATCCGTAAAGTTAAGCTTCTTGAAGTAGTGATAATGTCACTGGGTGCAGTCGGATTTATCTACGAAAGCTACGGAATATTACTTTTACTATTGTTTCTCATGGGAACGCAAAGCGCTTTCTTTGGCCCAGTGAAATATGCCCTGCTTCCACAGCAGTTAGAGACAAAAGAACTGGTTTCCGGTAATGCCTTAGTTGAAACAGGTACATTCTTAGCTATTCTGATTGGCACTCTCGGCGCTGGTATCATCGCGTCAGAAGAGAGCGCGAAGCTTATTGCAGCGGTGTGCATTGTTTCATTTGCAGTTCTTGGGTACATATCAAGTTGCTTTATTCCTGAAGCACCAAGCAATGCGCCTGACTTAAAAGTGAAGTGGCAACCTGTAAAATTAACTCGTGCCACACTCGCGATTGCCAAAAAAGACCGCCCTACTTTCCAAGCATTGATGTCAATCAGTTGGTTCTGGTTCCTTGGTGCGGCTTACCTAACTCAATTCCCTAACTTCACAAAACTGCATCTGAACGGCACCGAAAGCTCGGTCGCGTTTTTGCTGGCGCTATTTTCGGTGGGCATTGCGATCGGCTCCCTGGCTTGTGACAAATTATCCAATCACCGAATTGAAATTGGTATCGTGCCAATGGGCAGCCTAGGTATTTCAGTATTTGGTCTATTGATGGCGATATCGATTCCTGAATCCTTGCCTCCGTTCGGATCATTCCACGAATTTCTAACGCATTCCGAACTATGGCCATTGTTTGCTTATCTGCTACTACTTGGGATTTCTGGTGGTATATTTATCGTTCCGCTTTATTCCTTAATGCAGTTACGAGCAAAACCAAATGAGCGAGCGCAAGTGATCGCAGGGCTCAACATTTACAACTCATTGTTCATGGTGGGAAGCGCCATTCTGGGCATCATCTGCCTTAGTGTACTTAAGCTTTCAATTCCGCAATTGTTTATGTTGTTGGCGCTTTTGAACACTTTAGTGATGTTTTGCTTGTTTTATCAGGTGCCTATCTATGCTTTCCGTTTTTTCACTTGGGTTGTAACTCATACTATGTATCGGGTTAAGCACAAGAACTTGCATCATTTGCCTGAAAAAGGCGGAGCGTTGATTGTCTGTAACCATGTGAGCTATATGGATGCATTGCTACTTACTGCCGTTTGCCCGCGCTTGATTCATTTTGTAATGGAAGAAGACTATGCCAAGCTCCCGCCATTACGACGTTTCTTGAAACGAGCTGGGGTTATTCCTATCTCATCGACTAATCGAAACTCAATGCGTAACGCTTTCAAAACAGTAGAACAGGCGCTGCATGAAGGCCACATCGTCTGTATTTTCCCTGAAGGAAAGCTTACCTCAGACGGTGAAGTCGCCGAATTCATGCGTGGCATGGAGTTAATTCTCAGACGTTCCCCTGTATCCGTTATTCCAATGGCGCTCAAAGGGTTGTGGGGAAGTTACTTCAGTCGTTTTAAAGGAAGAGCATGCAAAGGCTTACCAACTCGTTTCTGGACTAAGCTAGAGATAGAAGCTGGAGAGCCTATTTTACCGAAAGATGCGAATTGCGAGACACTGCGCCAGGCCGTTGCTGAACTTCGTGGGCCGTTACGCTAA
- a CDS encoding YeiH family protein — protein MNLKKSIPFYLGALFCLTPWVSSPTALVIGFLLASLGLVPEHLEVGKLTKKLLAYSIVGLGFGIQFEKALAVTGDGIGLIVTTIIGTLVVGWFLAKRMGLDRTTGYLISSGTAICGGSAIAAVAPAIKADDEQIGLALATVFVLNSIALFLFPMIGHALDLSQQTFGTWAAIAIHDTSSVVGAASAYGEEALTTATTLKLARALWIIPIALVSAMIFKNDQKKITIPYFIFFYCAAIAISDLLPQFEMVYQGIFDVSKRALVLCLFLIGCGISVEKLKAAGPKPLMFGITMWVMISTGSLAWLTLA, from the coding sequence ATGAACCTAAAAAAGTCTATTCCATTTTATCTTGGTGCTCTATTTTGCTTAACCCCTTGGGTAAGCTCACCGACTGCACTCGTTATCGGTTTTCTTCTAGCGAGTTTAGGTTTAGTACCTGAGCACTTGGAAGTCGGTAAACTAACAAAGAAGCTACTGGCCTATTCGATTGTTGGCTTGGGCTTTGGCATTCAGTTTGAAAAAGCACTGGCGGTAACCGGCGATGGAATTGGTTTAATTGTCACGACTATAATCGGCACGCTAGTCGTAGGTTGGTTCTTAGCAAAACGAATGGGGCTGGATCGCACCACGGGTTACCTTATCTCTTCTGGTACTGCAATTTGTGGTGGCAGCGCGATTGCAGCGGTAGCTCCAGCGATTAAAGCAGACGATGAACAGATTGGCTTGGCGTTAGCCACTGTATTCGTATTGAACTCAATCGCTCTATTCTTATTCCCGATGATTGGCCATGCGCTTGATCTAAGCCAGCAAACCTTTGGCACATGGGCTGCGATAGCGATTCATGATACCTCTTCAGTTGTTGGTGCCGCATCAGCTTACGGCGAAGAAGCACTAACGACCGCAACAACATTGAAGCTAGCACGCGCACTTTGGATTATCCCAATCGCGTTGGTCAGTGCAATGATTTTCAAGAACGATCAAAAGAAGATTACGATTCCCTACTTCATTTTCTTCTACTGCGCCGCTATTGCGATTAGTGACTTGCTGCCACAATTTGAGATGGTCTACCAAGGTATCTTTGATGTCTCTAAGCGTGCATTGGTGTTATGTCTATTCTTGATTGGTTGCGGTATTTCCGTTGAGAAACTGAAAGCAGCAGGGCCAAAGCCATTGATGTTCGGTATTACTATGTGGGTGATGATTTCTACCGGATCACTAGCGTGGTTAACGCTCGCCTAA
- the menE gene encoding o-succinylbenzoate--CoA ligase — translation MMRPQSNHHPLWVQWAQQNPHQPALVTANRAYTWQQVTALVSEYQQQLSRQGLSEGDVLTIVGKNQAEVIPVYLAALNLGVVCAFTMPQPVSRLKQKLDSLYSENDNNFVWLLDSCGIELSEVLPLNVKLLTLPSLQKLSEINTATGFTEPQTKADSCFEPNCLATIVFTSGSTGNPKAVAHTLEQHLCSAQGLLDVFCFEQDDTWLLSLPMYHVSGLAIVHRWLAAGGCIKIGSGQLETDIEGCSHASLVATQLHRLLKSKQALTLTHVLLGGSHIPEELGLQAQQMGIETWLGYGMTEAASTVTAKPVDSTRTAGFVLNHRQLKIEDQRIFIGGDTLASGYCHQGELTPLVDAQGWFDSKDLGEWDGEQVSIIGRADNQFISGGENIHCEEIERALTQLSEVKQAFVIPVEDREFGFRPVAIIDCDELPTKGWFAEQLQGSLERFKFPIEYYQMPEQEQQGIKVSRAGLASWLFQRRN, via the coding sequence ATGATGCGCCCACAATCTAATCATCACCCGCTCTGGGTACAGTGGGCGCAGCAGAACCCACATCAACCCGCGTTAGTCACTGCTAATCGAGCTTACACTTGGCAGCAAGTAACAGCGTTAGTGAGTGAGTACCAACAACAGTTGTCTCGTCAAGGCCTATCTGAAGGTGATGTACTGACGATTGTTGGTAAGAATCAGGCTGAAGTGATTCCTGTTTATCTTGCCGCACTCAATTTGGGTGTGGTTTGTGCGTTTACGATGCCTCAGCCTGTTTCTCGCCTAAAACAGAAACTCGATTCTCTCTATAGTGAAAACGATAATAACTTTGTTTGGTTGTTAGACAGCTGTGGAATAGAGTTATCTGAAGTCCTCCCTCTGAATGTTAAGTTATTGACGTTACCTTCATTGCAAAAGCTGTCAGAAATAAACACAGCTACTGGCTTTACTGAGCCTCAAACTAAAGCTGATTCTTGTTTTGAGCCTAATTGTTTAGCCACTATCGTATTCACTTCTGGTTCTACCGGAAATCCCAAAGCGGTTGCCCATACACTTGAACAACACTTGTGTTCAGCGCAAGGGTTACTCGACGTTTTTTGTTTTGAACAAGACGATACTTGGTTGCTTAGTTTACCTATGTACCATGTGTCGGGCTTGGCGATTGTTCATCGTTGGTTGGCGGCTGGTGGTTGTATCAAAATAGGGTCAGGCCAACTCGAAACGGATATTGAGGGGTGCAGTCATGCTTCATTGGTCGCGACTCAACTGCATAGGTTATTGAAGAGTAAGCAAGCACTTACTTTGACTCATGTACTTTTGGGCGGTAGCCATATTCCAGAAGAACTTGGTCTTCAAGCTCAACAGATGGGTATTGAAACCTGGCTTGGGTATGGTATGACAGAAGCGGCTTCGACTGTGACGGCTAAGCCTGTTGATTCAACTCGCACCGCAGGATTTGTGCTCAATCATCGACAATTGAAAATTGAAGACCAACGAATTTTTATTGGTGGCGATACACTGGCTTCTGGCTATTGCCATCAAGGTGAATTAACACCCTTGGTGGATGCTCAGGGTTGGTTCGATAGTAAAGATCTCGGTGAATGGGACGGCGAACAAGTGTCGATTATTGGCCGAGCGGATAACCAATTTATTTCTGGTGGCGAGAACATTCACTGCGAAGAAATTGAGCGAGCGCTAACTCAATTATCTGAGGTTAAACAGGCTTTTGTCATCCCTGTTGAAGACCGTGAGTTTGGTTTTAGACCTGTAGCGATTATCGATTGTGATGAACTACCTACCAAAGGTTGGTTCGCAGAACAGTTACAAGGGAGCCTAGAGCGATTCAAATTTCCTATCGAGTATTATCAAATGCCTGAGCAAGAACAGCAGGGGATCAAAGTATCGAGAGCAGGCTTGGCATCTTGGTTGTTTCAACGTAGGAACTAA